caaggtcaggagatcgagaccatggtgaaaccccatctctactaaaaatacaaaaaattagccgggcgcagtggcgggcgcctgtagtcccagctactcaggaggctgaggcaggagaatggcgtgaacccgggaggcggagcttgcagtgagccaagatcgcgccactgcactccagcccgggcgacagagcgagactctgtctcaaaaaaaaaaaaaaaaaaaaaaaaacaaaaattagccagacgtggtggcaggtgcctatagtcccagccactcgggaggccgaggcatgagaatcacttgaacctgggaggtggaggttgcagtaagccaagatcgtgccactgcagtccagcctgggcaatagaatgagactcagtctcaaaatacatacatatatacatacatacatacatacacacactgcactccagcctgggcgatagaatgagacccagtctcaaaatatatacatatatacatacatacatacggactcagtctcaaaatatatacatacatacatatatacagactcagtctcaaaatatatacatacatacatacatacataaagtaaaattaaattaaattaaatgcccCTTAAGAGCCATGGGCCCAGGCCTGAGAATTACAGGGAAATGTTTTGGGGCAGGTGTTTAGGAAACTCAAAATCCCCAAGCCTGAAATTAGCACCTGGATACTTAAAGCTGGATCCAGAAAGGATTTGAATCAAAATCCAGCTCCGAGTCTTTCACAGGACAGAAGATGCCCTTGACAGTCCATGGAGCAGTCATGTCTCTGTGTTTAGCTCAGCAGCACAGCTTTGCCCAGAGGCCTGGCTTGGAACATGTTCTGGTGCTGCCTCCCCTCAGAGGGCTCTTTCAGTTCAGTTTCTCCCCCAGCATGAGCCCCGGAGCTGctcttttggagaaaatgagATTAGGATCACTGGCTCTCAGGACCTCACAGATCATCTTCCTGAGACATGAGGCTGGCCCAGGCCGAGGGAATAAACCTTTTTGACCTCAGTGGGATCTGGCTGTGAGAGAATCCCAAAATAACAATCTCATGTTTATCTTGGGCTGCCTTCTCTTCAGGGATCTCAAAACACTTGATAAATCTGATCTGCTGCCGAGGACAGGTGGTCAGACAGTCCCTGGGAGACTGAGTGATGATGGGTCCCTGCTGGAGGCTGCAGGGTGATGGAAAATTTCTTTCCTCTGCCACCCTCATCACTTACACTCTCACCAGaaacttctctctccttttttctgcTTCCCTATGGCAGCCCCCAGGTAGCAGTTCCCTTGTTAGTCCACATCTCTGATTGTGACAGGTCTTGCCTTTTTCCTGGGGCTCATGCtcttgtcttattcttttttatttttatttttttttattttttatttttgaaacggagtttcgctcttgtcgcccaggctggagtgcaatggcgcatctcggctcaccgcaacctccgcctcccgggatcaagtgattctcctacctcagcctcccaagtagctgggattacaggcatgcactaccatgcttggctaatttttcgtatttttagtagagacaggatttctccatgttggtcaggctggtctcaaaactcccgacctcaggtgatccgcccgcctcggcctcccaaagtgctaggattacaggcatgagccactgcacctggccggagTTCTTAAATCAGTTCTGCAAACCCAGACTGAGCCAGACAGCATACACACCCATGGGGCCCATGATGACAGATGGATGTGActggagtccaggcccccagtgAAAAATTGGCAGTGCTCTTTCCTGTTCAGTGACCTGTATCCCTTTTCATTTAAGGAGGACAACCAAAGATTGTAAACTTACATCTTAGTCTGTGACAGTTTGGGGGCACGACTTCACCAAGATATTGCAGAGACAGCAAGAGCCTTCTCTTCTTCACCTGATTTAGGGACTTGATTTTTTTAGTGTCATTCATACAGTGACCTGAATTCTCAAGATGGTGGAAAACACAGCTTCCCTATTTCTTTAGAATTACTTAAAaatagtagctttttttttttttttttgagatggagtctcgctctgtcgccaggctggagtgcagtggcgtgatctcggctcactgcaacctctgcctcctgggttgaagcgattcttctgtctcagcctcccgagtagctgggactccaggcatgcgccaccatgcccagctaatttttgtatttttagtagagatggggcttcactatgttggccaggatggtctcaatctcttgaccttgtgatctacctgtctcggcctcccaaagtgctgggcttacaggcgtgagccaccatgcccagccaacagtAGCTAACTTTatcatttgccttttaattgCCAGGTACATTGTGAGGCAGTTTATATCCTTGAACTAACAACTTCATGATGGCCTCATGTTACTAATGAGGAGACTAGGGCCCACAGTCAGACATTAGCCACTGGTGGGGCAGAAATGGGCTCCTGGTTCTAGTGTGATCCAAAGTTGATGCTTTTCTGTCTATCCTTAGCTTGGTCACCACCAGCTTTCTGCATATTTTCTCATGATGCCTCTCATTTCCCAGAGCCGTCTGGAGCCCAAGGCTGTACACGTGCCCTGTGCTGATTCTCTGCCTAGGAAAGGACCATGCAGCTAGAGATCAAAGTGGCCCTGAACTTCATCATCTCCTACTTGTACAACAAGCTGCCCCGGCGCCGGGCAGACCTGTTTGGGGAGGAGCTAGAGcggcttttgaaaaataaatatgaaggcCACTGGTACCCTGAAAAACCCCTGAAGGGCTCTGGCTTCCGCTGTGTTCACATTGGGGAGATGGTGGACCCCGTGGTGGAGCTGGCCGCCAAGCGGAGTGGCCTGGCGGTGGAAGATGTGCGGGCCAATGTGCCTGAGGAGCTGAGTGTCTGGATTGATCCCTTTGAGGTGTCCTACCAGATTGGTGAGAAGGGAGCTGTGAAAGTGCTGTACCTGGATGATAGTGAGGGCTGTGGTGCCCCAGATCTGGACAAGGAGATCAAGAGCAGCTTCAACCCTGACGCCCAGGTGTTCGTGCCCATTGGCAGCCAGGACAGCTCCCTGTCTAACTCCCCATCACCATCCTTTGGCCAGTCACCCAGCCCTACCTTCATTCCCCGCTCCGCTCAGCCCATCACCTTCACCACCGCCTCCTTCGCTGCCACCAAATTTGGCTCCACTAAGATGAAGAAGGGTGGCGGGGCAGCAAGTGGTGGGGGTGTAGCCAGCAGTGGGGCAGGTGGCCAGCAGCCACCACAGCAGCCTCGCATGGCCCGTTCACCCACCAACAGCCTGCTGAAGCACAAGAGCCTCTCTCTGTCTATGCATTCACTGAACTTCATCACGGCCAACCCAGCCCCTCAGTCCCAGCTCTCGCCCAATGCCAAGGAGTTCGTGTACAACGGTGGTGGCTCGCCCAGCCTCTTCTTCGATGCGGCCGATGGCCTGGGCAGTGGGGCTGGCACCTGCAACAGCAGCAGCTTTGACATGGCCCAGGTATTTGGAGGTGGTGCCAACAGCCTCTTCCTGGAGAAGACACCCTTTGTGGAAGGCCTCAGCTACAACCTGAACACCATGCAGTATCCCAGCCAGCCGTTCCAGCCCGTGGTGCTGGCCAACTGACCGTCTACCTGCCTGTGGGGCCAGAAGCACCCAAGaccacagaaaagagaaagaaaaggccaaaaaaaagaggaaaagaaaaatgtacaaaaagatTTTCGATCTTCTCACTCTCACTTCTAGAAAAAAGATCCAGCCCAGGCACGGAATGGGAGGGCCCCACAAAGCACCCAAGTGTGTTTCACTCACCCCTTACCGCTCACCCACCGGCCTGCGATTTATTTGGTTGGtttgggttttatatttctttttcttttttttttcttacatgtaGTTTTCTATATAACATCTTTAATGAGTGGCTTCCTGTGCTAAGAATGGTCCAGATGTGAACTGCTGCTCCctgctcctcccttcctccttcacaCTCCTAGTTTAGGATTGGTGTGTCCAAGCTCACAGGGAAGAAAGAGCTGCAGCTGGAGCCTAACCCTCCCTGGAACAGGGAAAGGCTGGCCCGTGTcactgcctctgtcacccagctatCCTCGCACTCAAAGCCATCCAACCTCAGCAGGCCTTCTCGGGCCCTGCCACCTGAATAGGTCTGACCCCATTCCCCACTCCCTTTCAGGCTGGGCCACAAGGAGCTGCTGGCTGGCCACTTGACACCCTCCGCCTAGAGCTGATGTCTGTGACTACAGGGAGATTAGCACTTCGTCTAGTGAAACTCCTTTCATCTCTGTCCTATGGCCCCACCCCACCATTCCCTCCAGGCCCAGACCATCATCATGTGTGTGGCCTTCCTTTCCCTCATGCAGCcccttccccaggctggaggttgtgggaggggggtgtgtgtgtgtgtgggtgtgggtgtgtgtgtgtgtgtgtgttcggtTTGCTGTCCTTTTTTAAAGGATTCCAAGCCATGTGAAACTTCCCTTCTGGATGTGATTCTGGGTTGCAGCAAATGCTTATTTATATGTGAGGCTGGGGAATGGGCTGGGGGTATTGGCAGTCCTTTTGCAGGGCAGTGTGCGTGGTGGGGTGACACCACTGTGGCTGAGCCCAAGACACTCCCAGAGGAAAACACTGCAGAAGGAACTGGTTTGCAGACTACAGAAGGATCTGCACTTTTGTTTTTGACCAAAAAGATAATAATGTTAGCTCTGAAGGGCAGAGGGAATGCCCAAGCCCCTGATGCCTATGAGAAACCCCCGTACTTCACCCTCCTGTTGTGTGACCTTAGCCCAGCGGGAGCTGCTCACCTGAGCACCCttgggggtgggcagggaggcagggtggGGTTTTAGAGTTAGTGTCTGTGCGGGGGCAGCCCTGAGCCTGGAGTGGAGACTTTGCGTCTCTTAGTTGGAGGTGTTGATTGCATTTGTGCCCCGGCCTGGTTGAGAGCTTCTTGGTACCTCTTGCCACCCCTTCTCACTGCCCTGACCCAACCCCATTGGACTTTGATGCTGCGAAGAGTGGTGTCCTGACAGGGACTCAGTGCTCCCGCCTGATGTATTGGATTATAGGAGAGCACTTGCTCTCCTGCCTCTGCAGGAGAGGGCTTGTTCCTCCAACCCTAGGAGGCCAGGCAAGCATGAACAGGAGCCAAGGGATCAGGGTCATGAACTTTTTCCTCTTTGCAAAGAGGGGCACTTGGCATCAGGGTCCCATCGCCAGAAAGCACCAAAGCCCCTGGCACCCCACCCACTCCATCCTACCCAGGGACCCCAAGTAGGCAACTGCTATGGCAGTGGGTCCAGCCCAGGCCAGCACTGCCAGCCTCCTCTCCCTGCAGTATGCACCAGCTCTACCTCCCCCGGCAGGCAATGTCCTGGCTTCTCAGCCCAGCACCATCTGTTCCCCTAGACTTCTCAGGGGCCAGCCCAGTCTAGGCCATCCTTCCCCTCATCCTCGGCTCCCACACAGGTGACAGGCCCAACAGATAACTTCTCTCTGGGAAAGGTTGGATGCTGCCTTACGTCCCCTTCTAGCCCTCCTCCCATCGCCACACACAGGCACCCATCCGCACCAGGTCAGCTTGTTTCTCACATGTAGGGAGAGAGGGGAGACCAACCCCTTTGTGTCTTTTGAAATACgaagaaaaatgtgtgttcaGGCCCTCTTGGGCCCAGTTCAGTCCGTCTTGTCTCAAATCTAGGCATTTttgcttcaattttattttttttaagaaaacaaaaacagaaatctgCACTAATTTACCTGGTTTCgtaggaaaacttttttttattttttacattttttggtgtCCGTTTGTATTGAATAATTTGctacatttgtaaaatgtaagaggtatatataatatatgtatatttctaacgtaaaaaacataatttttttcttttcaagattttttcttaaGATGagagaaacatattttttcaggaaaaacaaactttaaaaaaaagaggagaataaaaccttttctcccctttccccatcctCTATCCCTCTTTCCCAGGAACAAATCAAAAGGTGGATTATCTTGTGAAGAATGGAAACCGTTAGTCCAGAATGATGTCTTTTTCTCAATGCAGTGAGTTATAGATTCTCTAGTTTTCTCCCTAGGGATGGGAAGGGGGCATTGAGGCAAGCCTGGAGAGGAGCCCGGGGAGCAGGGTCatgaacttttttctttagtGAAGGAGGAATACAATCAAGGGTTTTGTATTCAGAATGTTGTGCAATATTTTGGAATGGGACATTGGTGTGTTTAGAgattttagtttaaaaacaaaacaaaaagattgatCAAATCTGTACAGTTTCTATTGTTCCAGATTTTTTAAGTTTGTATTAAAAGCATGATATATAACAGCCTTCTGCCTGCTCCTAGCTTGCTTGGTTTCTGGGGTCCCTTTTCGGATGGAGAGAATGGGAGTGGCCCAGCTCTTACAGACTCCAAGAAATGATTGGTCCTCCTTACAGTGACAGCCTCCGATGGACATAACTGTCCTGGTGCCCCTTCTTGACCACCTATCCATCCCATCAACACAGGATACTTCATTGTGCCTGCTAGATGCTTTTCTACACTGGAAACAGGTTCCACAAAGTTAGGAACCGCTCCAGTTCCCTTAGCTAGTTGGTGGTGGCACCAGGGCTGGGAGCAGAGCCTGGAGAACGGGGTCCTTCTTCATGACTCTTTAGGAATTGCCTATTcctgtggggaggagagggagtaGCCTCCAGCCTGCTCTAGATCTAGTACTTGATCCTTAGTACTAGATCCTTAGATGTGGGCAAGGATGAGAACAGCTCACCTAAGCCAGATTCCATCCAAAACCCCGGTGCTTGGATTCTCAGCCCTTTTCTGGGGCTGGACAATTCTGGAGCTGCTTTAAGAGTAAGACAGCCCAGCTCAGAGAAGGCCACCCTTCTGGCAGTGGCCGATTTCCTTAGGAGCTCTGCCATCTCCCAGTGCCCCAGGCCATATGTTCCCCTTCTCAGGGCCTGTGCCCATCAATGCTGCCCATCTAGGAGAGAAACAAAATCTCTCTATACCATCTCCCACCAGCGTGTACTTCATGTCAGAAACTGGCAAGGCCCCTGGGCTGAAGTGACCTCAGAATATTTGTGAAGTTATTATTTTAACAGTCATCTTTTATTTGGAGGTTAATTCCCATCAGGATATGAAAGGATTCAGCAACAATCAAGATTGTGTTCCTCACGGAAGGGCTCGGGCCAAGGTCACGGGGTGGGGGGATGCAGAGCGTGTCCTCTTCAGTAGTATTTGCGTAGCCGCTTGCGCTTAAGATGCTTGTAGGAAAGGCAGTAGCTGAAGAGCACATAGCATACCAGCACCACGGTAACCCCTGAGATGCTCCCTTTCCTCACGTCAATGTACTTGTTGTAGTACCAGTAGTAACCTCTTTGAAACGCTCTGAAAATGCCACTAGGGCTGAAGTCCCGCATCAAGATCCAGCTTGGCAGCTCCCCTAGTTTGACCTCCAGAAGTTTCTTGTCCTTCACTGATACGACTGATGCCATCTTGGAGTCCTGGTGTCCGCTGTGCCGGGCCACGTCgaagttagttagttagttattccattttgttttttaattggacggggtcttgaactcctgggctcaagcaatcctcccacctcggcctccctctcaaagtgctgggattacggacgtgagccaccattcctcaTCCTGTTGAATTTTCACAGGGATTGTTCATCCTCACAGGGATTGTCTCCATTTTGCAGTTAAGAAatagactgggtgcggtggttcacatctgtaatcccagcactttgggggccgaggcaggtggatcactcgaggtcaggagtttgagaacagcctggccaacatgacaaaacccgtctctattttaaaaatacaaaaattagccgggtgtggtggcgagcgcctgtaatcccagctacttgggaggctgaggcactagaatctcttgaaacagggaggcggaggttgcagtgagttgagatcgcgccattgcactccagcctgggtgacagagcaagattccgtctcaaagaaacaaaaaagaaataggctCCAACTTAGATTACCTTAGATTCACAAAACTAGTAAGTGGTAAAGATTTTGACTTGTGtctgattttttcatttgttgatcCAAGTGCTACTGGGCAGTGTCAGTTTTTGTCCACTGGAGACAGTGTCTGCCCTCCCAGAGTTGATGTCTCACATGCATTTGATACAATTATAACTGCTATAGAAGAGTGATACGGGTTAAGGGTGGCAGGGGATGACCTTGCCACCTCTACTGCCACGCCACCACTGGGCTGGGGTAGGGGGCAAACAGTTCTGGGGTATCAGTGGGGTATGGGGCCTCCTCAGTCCCCTCACTCCCCAAACAGGCAACACTGAACGCTCCCCAACCAAGTTGGTGAACTAGAAGCTCCCAGGACAAACATCCAACCTCTGGACAGGTCGCAGGAGGCCTGACATCCAGCCCCTCCATGGGCCACTTCCCCTCTGCAGGGCCTATTGAGGGGAGGGAGGTCCCCATCCAGGATAATGAGGCCCTGGCCTGCCAGACACAGGGCCATTTGCAGGGGTTTCACTTTCTTCCATCCTGCCAGGCCAGGGAGAAGCCCACCTTGTCCCTGTATCCCTGTGTATAAGCTGACCACCCAGCCTTGGGCCCCACGGCAGGGGCAGGATGGCCCTCACCTGCTCATTCCTGTTTCATGTAGACACAGGTCCTGACGCGGCAGGTGCCTGCTCCCACCCCTGTCATGCCGTCAGTGGAAGGTCCTGGGGGAGACCCAGCTCAGAAGCCAGACTCACCTTCCTGGCCCGGCCCATCCCTCTGAAGGTATAGATACTACGGATTTGGGGGGGAAAAAATTCTCCATGGCATAGACAGAAATCACTCATTCAGACATTCATGCCTTTGTATATTCAGCAAACACTCACTGGCTCTGAAGAGGTGGAGGGGGAGACTTGGAGGGGTAAAGGGCTGGGGCAGCAGGGGAAGAAAGAATATTCTAGTAGACTCAGTTCCTCTGAAAAAGGCTAATTTATTCCTTTGACAAACTATCTATGGGCATCCACTCTCTGCCCTGGGAACACAGgtgtgtcaccacaccaggctaatttttgtactttttttttttttgagatgatgtcttgcactgttgcccgggctggagtgcagtgatgcaatcttggctcactgcaacctccgcctcccgagttcaagcgattatcttgcctcagcctccccagtaactaggattacaggcgcgtgccatcacgcccaactaatgttttgtgtttttagtggagatgggttttactgtgttagccaagatggtcttgaactcctgacctcgtgattcgcccgcctcggcctcccaaagtgctgggattacaagcatgagccaccgcgcctggccaatttttgtacttttagtagagacagggtttcaccatgttggccaggctggtctcaaactcctgacctcaggtgatccgcccgcctcggcctcccaaagagctgggattacaagtgtaagccaccatgcctggccaattctcTGCATTTTTAATTTGGGGGATTTCACTATCAGGGAGAAGTAGGTTCTAGGTACTTGAAGCTGCCAATTCACTGTGTAACTTTGAACCCCTCTTGACATCTGTCCCATTTGTACAACAAGGGACAGTGGGGCTAGGCCCCTGGCCAGCTAGGCCATTTAGGATGGTCCCTGTGCCTGCACCTCTTCTTGCCCCACTGGCTCCTGAGCCCTAGGGAGGGCCCTAGAAGGACCCTGTATGGTGGCACTTTTCCCAAAGATGTGAGGAAATAATGATGGGTTGAGCCCTGGGCAGAACCATATACCATCAGGTGAGACCCCTCAACCCAAGATACAAGAACCTAGTCAAACTACTGCTGGGCTGTGGCAGGGCTGGGAAATTCAGACAGGAGAAGAGTCTTGGCCCAGAGGCCCAGACATCTGTGTTCTTTTTCTAGCTCTGCCCTGATTcactatattcctttttttttttctttttttttttttttgagacagggtcctcctctgtcactcaggctggagtgcagtgacaggatcatgactcactgcagtcgtgacctcccaggctcaagcaatcctcctgcctctgtctcccgagtagctaggattacaggtgtaagccatgacacccagttaattttttacttttaattttttgtagagacagggtcttactatgttgcccagattcgtctcaaattcctgggctcaagtgatcctcatgcctcctaaagtgctgggattacaggtatgagccacctcgcccagcctgatTCActacactatttttatttttatttgagatggagtcttgctctgtcacccaggctagagtgcagtggtgtaatcttggctcatcgcagcctccgcctcccgagtagctgggattataggtacatgcgaccatgtccggctaatttttgtattttcagtagggacagggtttcaccatattggctaggttggtctagaactcctgacctcaagtgatctgcctgcctcagtctcccaaagtgctgggattacagtcatgagccaccacgcccggcctgattcATTATATTAAACATTCAATATTCAGCTGAggcgatggctcacgcttgtaatcctagcactttgagaggtgaaggcagaaagactgcttgagcccaggagttcgagaccatcctggggaacatggtgagtctcccatgtctctacaaaaaataaaaaaattagccagccatggtggcatatgcctgcagtcccagctactcaggaggctgaggtgg
This genomic interval from Theropithecus gelada isolate Dixy chromosome 10, Tgel_1.0, whole genome shotgun sequence contains the following:
- the TOB2 gene encoding protein Tob2, encoding MQLEIKVALNFIISYLYNKLPRRRADLFGEELERLLKNKYEGHWYPEKPLKGSGFRCVHIGEMVDPVVELAAKRSGLAVEDVRANVPEELSVWIDPFEVSYQIGEKGAVKVLYLDDSEGCGAPDLDKEIKSSFNPDAQVFVPIGSQDSSLSNSPSPSFGQSPSPTFIPRSAQPITFTTASFAATKFGSTKMKKGGGAASGGGVASSGAGGQQPPQQPRMARSPTNSLLKHKSLSLSMHSLNFITANPAPQSQLSPNAKEFVYNGGGSPSLFFDAADGLGSGAGTCNSSSFDMAQVFGGGANSLFLEKTPFVEGLSYNLNTMQYPSQPFQPVVLAN